A window from Thermodesulfobacteriota bacterium encodes these proteins:
- a CDS encoding 3-hydroxyacyl-CoA dehydrogenase/enoyl-CoA hydratase family protein has translation MPWTMFGRTIRKVGVIGSGNIGPDIALHFSQNLYSYGVPVVVVDIVSSALESGSKKAESKMAKAAEKGIYKKEVAESIFKNLIFTTDYSMLGDADLVIEAAFESIEVKEKIFSRCEEVCPKTAILATNTSHIVPDDIFSKVKDRARCLAIHYFFPADRNIALEIIPAKETDPGLVEFLMKFYEFIGKAPIHVKPRYGFALNPIFEGVFLAAALTVEKGLATVKQADAIVQQALGMGVGPFTAHNLAGGNPLTQHGLNGMTSTIMPWYRSPKILDDQVKSGKPWEVAAKGEKVDYSPETYQAVVDRVTGAYIGMACEIVGSGITNISDLELGVEMGLVMTPPFTLMNQLGIQKSLQLVEAYAKENPGFKIDEILKRQAATGGPWKIPVVLREDKEGVAIVKIRRPKVLNALNEAVFQQLKETFEEIQKDPAVKGAILTGFGTRAFVSGADIGMLAAQKTAEEAEAACLKNYAILDLIENLGKPVVCAMNGLAFGGGNEIAMACTVRIAKKGQKVFVAQPEPRLGFIPGAGGTQRLPRLIGLEKAWPILRSANPISSAQAKEIGLIQEEVDGDLIEAGIRWVNDLLSKKVTPPTMPKGPIPIPPTLPEVDIGHLSRKIDELLQKAILEGAKTTLSEGLKIEAKIFGECFYTEDRAIGIENFLKNGPKVNANFVHR, from the coding sequence ATGCCATGGACGATGTTTGGTCGAACGATTCGTAAAGTGGGGGTGATCGGATCGGGAAACATTGGCCCCGACATCGCGCTCCACTTCAGCCAAAACCTCTATTCCTACGGGGTGCCGGTGGTCGTCGTCGATATCGTTTCCTCTGCCCTGGAATCGGGGTCAAAGAAGGCCGAGTCGAAGATGGCCAAGGCCGCCGAGAAGGGGATTTATAAGAAGGAGGTAGCGGAGTCCATTTTCAAGAACCTGATCTTCACCACCGACTATTCGATGCTTGGCGATGCCGACCTCGTCATCGAGGCCGCCTTCGAGAGCATCGAGGTCAAAGAGAAGATCTTCAGCCGCTGCGAGGAGGTCTGCCCAAAGACTGCCATCCTCGCCACCAACACCTCCCATATCGTCCCTGACGATATCTTCTCCAAGGTGAAGGACAGAGCCCGGTGTCTGGCGATCCACTACTTCTTCCCCGCCGATCGGAACATCGCCCTCGAAATCATCCCGGCCAAAGAGACCGACCCCGGCCTGGTGGAGTTTCTGATGAAGTTTTACGAGTTCATCGGAAAGGCCCCCATCCATGTGAAGCCCCGTTACGGCTTCGCCCTGAACCCGATCTTCGAAGGGGTCTTTCTCGCCGCCGCCCTCACGGTTGAAAAAGGCCTTGCGACGGTCAAACAGGCCGACGCCATCGTCCAACAGGCCCTGGGCATGGGGGTTGGCCCCTTCACCGCCCACAATTTGGCCGGAGGAAATCCCCTCACCCAACATGGCCTCAATGGCATGACCTCGACGATCATGCCCTGGTATCGATCCCCCAAGATCCTCGATGACCAGGTGAAGTCCGGAAAACCCTGGGAGGTGGCTGCCAAAGGGGAGAAGGTCGACTACTCTCCCGAGACCTATCAGGCGGTGGTGGACCGGGTCACCGGCGCCTACATCGGGATGGCCTGCGAAATTGTAGGAAGCGGCATCACCAACATCAGCGATCTCGAGCTCGGGGTGGAGATGGGTCTGGTGATGACCCCGCCCTTCACCCTGATGAACCAGTTGGGGATCCAAAAGTCCCTCCAATTGGTGGAGGCCTATGCCAAAGAGAATCCCGGGTTCAAGATCGATGAGATCCTGAAACGACAGGCCGCCACAGGAGGGCCCTGGAAGATCCCCGTCGTTTTGAGAGAAGACAAGGAGGGGGTCGCCATCGTTAAGATTCGGAGGCCAAAAGTTCTCAATGCCCTCAACGAGGCGGTCTTCCAACAGCTCAAGGAGACGTTCGAGGAGATTCAGAAAGATCCCGCCGTCAAAGGGGCCATCCTCACCGGTTTTGGAACGAGGGCCTTTGTCTCCGGCGCCGACATCGGCATGCTCGCCGCCCAAAAGACGGCCGAGGAGGCGGAGGCGGCGTGTCTCAAGAATTACGCCATCCTCGACCTCATCGAGAACCTCGGCAAGCCCGTGGTCTGTGCCATGAACGGGCTGGCCTTTGGCGGTGGAAACGAGATCGCCATGGCCTGCACCGTCCGGATTGCCAAAAAAGGGCAGAAGGTCTTCGTGGCCCAGCCTGAGCCGAGGCTCGGCTTCATTCCGGGAGCCGGAGGGACCCAGAGGCTCCCAAGGCTGATCGGCCTGGAGAAGGCCTGGCCCATCCTCCGGAGTGCCAATCCGATCTCGTCAGCCCAGGCCAAGGAGATCGGCCTGATTCAGGAGGAAGTCGATGGCGACCTGATCGAGGCCGGAATTCGATGGGTGAACGACCTTCTATCGAAAAAGGTTACCCCTCCCACGATGCCGAAAGGGCCTATCCCGATCCCCCCGACCCTTCCGGAAGTCGATATCGGCCACCTGAGTCGGAAGATCGACGAGCTTTTACAAAAGGCGATCCTGGAAGGTGCCAAGACGACGTTAAGCGAAGGCCTCAAAATCGAGGCCAAGATCTTCGGCGAATGCTTCTACACCGAGGATAGGGCCATCGGGATCGAGAACTTCCTCAAGAATGGGCCGAAGGTCAATGCGAACTTTGTCCATCGATGA
- a CDS encoding methylmalonyl-CoA mutase family protein translates to MGVARYIKNEKDEILDVILQSGIHVKPVYTQKDLEEVGFDPEKDLALPGVYPFTRGIHPQGYRSREWTTRQYTGFGTPEETNERFKFLISHGQTGLNVAFDLPTQMGLDSDDPLAEGEVGRVGMAVDTLRDFEIAFKDIPLDRIGVGLTINAVASIMLAMFQATAERYGFKKDRVSATPQNDILKEMIGRGAWIFPVRPAVRLIGDTIEYSMKELPRTNPVSVCGYHIRESGCTPAQEIAYAFEIANTYIDEVLRRGYQVDDFVRGFTFNFNVFGNLWEQVAKFRAARKLWAKNLKERYGAKDPRSLYLRGLFGGGGYGMTKAQPENNIIRGAYYALAAALGGAQTTALCSFDEAYTIPTPRAALLSLRTFQILMEETGLRDTVDPLAGSYFIETLTKQMEEKILEEMRRVEEIGGMIQAVETGYVQREVARQAYEYEKGIQRGELILVGVNKYTEGEEMEVELHEYRWESAEEQIRRTQAVRRERDNRKVAQLLKDLESAARAERNVMPYLLECCKAYATVGEMTRVFKEVYGEFKEPSIF, encoded by the coding sequence ATGGGCGTGGCCAGATATATCAAGAACGAAAAGGACGAGATCCTCGATGTGATCCTCCAATCCGGGATTCATGTGAAGCCGGTTTACACCCAGAAGGACCTCGAGGAGGTCGGGTTCGACCCCGAAAAAGATCTCGCCCTTCCCGGCGTCTATCCCTTCACCAGGGGGATCCATCCGCAGGGATACCGGAGCAGGGAATGGACCACCCGGCAATATACGGGCTTCGGCACCCCCGAGGAGACGAATGAACGCTTCAAATTTTTAATTTCCCACGGACAGACCGGCCTCAATGTCGCCTTCGACCTTCCCACGCAGATGGGGCTCGACTCCGACGATCCCCTGGCAGAAGGGGAGGTGGGACGGGTGGGCATGGCGGTTGATACCTTGAGAGACTTCGAGATCGCCTTTAAAGACATCCCCCTCGACCGGATCGGGGTCGGCCTGACCATCAACGCCGTGGCCAGTATCATGCTGGCCATGTTTCAGGCCACAGCAGAGAGGTATGGATTCAAGAAAGACCGGGTGAGCGCCACCCCTCAAAACGACATCCTAAAGGAGATGATCGGACGGGGGGCGTGGATCTTCCCGGTCAGGCCTGCGGTGAGGCTCATCGGTGACACGATCGAATATTCCATGAAGGAACTCCCCCGGACGAACCCGGTCAGCGTCTGTGGTTACCATATCCGGGAATCCGGGTGCACCCCGGCCCAGGAAATCGCCTACGCCTTCGAAATCGCCAACACCTACATCGACGAGGTCCTCCGAAGGGGTTACCAGGTGGACGATTTCGTTCGGGGTTTCACCTTCAATTTCAACGTCTTTGGAAACCTCTGGGAACAGGTGGCCAAATTCAGGGCCGCCCGCAAGCTCTGGGCCAAAAACCTGAAAGAGCGCTACGGGGCCAAAGATCCTCGTTCGCTCTATCTCCGTGGGCTCTTCGGCGGAGGCGGCTATGGGATGACAAAGGCTCAGCCGGAGAATAACATCATCCGGGGGGCGTATTATGCCCTGGCCGCTGCCCTGGGAGGGGCCCAGACCACGGCCCTCTGCTCCTTCGACGAGGCCTATACCATCCCGACCCCGAGGGCAGCCCTCCTCTCCCTCAGGACCTTCCAGATCTTGATGGAGGAGACAGGACTTCGCGATACCGTCGACCCCCTTGCCGGCTCCTATTTCATCGAGACCCTCACCAAGCAGATGGAGGAGAAGATCCTTGAAGAGATGAGACGGGTGGAGGAGATCGGCGGGATGATCCAGGCGGTCGAGACGGGTTATGTGCAACGGGAGGTGGCCCGACAGGCCTATGAATACGAAAAGGGCATCCAGAGAGGGGAATTGATCCTGGTCGGGGTGAACAAATATACCGAAGGGGAGGAGATGGAGGTCGAGCTCCATGAATATCGATGGGAGTCGGCCGAAGAGCAGATCCGACGAACCCAGGCGGTGAGGCGCGAGAGAGACAATCGAAAGGTCGCCCAACTTTTGAAAGACCTCGAAAGCGCCGCCAGGGCGGAGAGAAACGTCATGCCCTATCTCCTCGAGTGTTGCAAGGCCTATGCGACCGTGGGAGAGATGACAAGGGTCTTTAAAGAGGTCTACGGAGAGTTCAAAGAGCCGAGCATCTTTTGA
- a CDS encoding cobalamin B12-binding domain-containing protein, with protein sequence MERKLRILVAKPGLDGHDRGAKVVAQALRDAGMEVIYTGLHQTIDQIVQTALQEDVDVVGLSIMSGAHLPICEKLMKKMKEKGLEDKTVVVGGVIPKRDIPLLQKMGIKGIFPGGTPFEEAIRWINENVKPRP encoded by the coding sequence ATGGAGAGAAAGCTTCGCATTTTGGTCGCCAAACCAGGATTGGACGGACATGATCGGGGAGCCAAGGTGGTTGCCCAGGCCCTCCGGGATGCCGGCATGGAGGTCATTTACACCGGCCTTCACCAAACGATCGACCAGATCGTTCAGACCGCCTTGCAGGAGGACGTGGACGTGGTCGGCCTGTCGATCATGTCCGGGGCACATCTGCCCATCTGTGAAAAGCTGATGAAAAAGATGAAAGAGAAAGGTCTGGAGGACAAAACCGTTGTGGTCGGAGGGGTCATTCCCAAAAGGGATATCCCTCTCCTTCAAAAGATGGGCATCAAAGGGATCTTCCCTGGGGGGACCCCTTTCGAAGAGGCGATTCGCTGGATCAACGAGAACGTCAAACCGAGACCTTGA
- a CDS encoding GntR family transcriptional regulator, which yields MENLLGGLNLQKRKPLREVVYEALKRSILHGKLKGNQRLVEEALARQMGISRTPVREAFHKLEQDDLIRRLPRGGFAVREFTKEDVEEIFGIRIALESYAAYLATIHMTPDDLSALEKKITESETAFKEGDDKKAVRLFTEFHDLLYRSCKSRKLIEMIHGYRDYFFRYRSALLHTRNGFKSSVSDHRQMLDAMKKKEPRLVESLVRAHLERGREIILKEIREGRLIP from the coding sequence TTGGAAAATTTGCTCGGCGGCCTCAACCTCCAAAAGCGGAAACCCCTTCGTGAAGTCGTCTACGAGGCCTTAAAAAGGTCGATCCTCCACGGGAAATTGAAGGGCAACCAGAGGCTTGTCGAGGAGGCCCTGGCCAGGCAAATGGGGATCAGCCGCACGCCCGTCCGGGAGGCCTTCCATAAGCTGGAGCAGGACGATCTGATCAGGCGCCTTCCCAGAGGAGGATTCGCCGTCCGCGAGTTCACAAAGGAGGACGTCGAGGAGATCTTCGGCATCCGCATCGCCCTGGAGAGCTATGCCGCCTACCTCGCCACGATACACATGACCCCCGATGACCTCTCCGCCCTCGAAAAAAAGATAACCGAATCGGAGACGGCCTTTAAGGAGGGGGACGATAAGAAGGCGGTTCGTCTCTTCACCGAATTTCACGACCTCCTCTATCGGTCCTGCAAAAGCAGGAAATTGATCGAGATGATCCATGGGTATCGAGACTATTTCTTCCGTTATCGATCGGCCCTGCTCCATACCCGCAATGGGTTCAAGAGTTCGGTTTCGGACCATCGGCAGATGCTCGACGCCATGAAAAAGAAAGAGCCTCGCCTCGTGGAGAGCCTTGTCCGGGCCCATCTGGAACGAGGGAGGGAGATTATCCTGAAGGAGATCCGGGAAGGGAGGCTTATCCCTTAA
- a CDS encoding DUF434 domain-containing protein, translated as MRKRNLLPHDIESLLEAARDFRYLLNRGFPRKPSLELVGNRYQLTFAQRHLLHRAIFSKSESKWRRAKQVSLSYLRGKDLAIDGHNVLITLEAGLRGRPLVLGDDGFVRDISGLSKNYKASTQTDEALSLIFDLLKKAEPGNTLFLFDAPISKSGELARRIEARLKREGISGEAHAVKVPENILNAFPGVVATSDTAILNLASRAIDLAGHILKRRLKPPSLTYRWWKVHCSPIQP; from the coding sequence ATGAGAAAGAGGAACCTCCTTCCACACGACATCGAGTCTCTCTTGGAGGCCGCCAGAGACTTTCGTTACCTCCTCAACCGGGGGTTTCCGAGAAAACCGTCTCTAGAACTGGTAGGAAACCGCTACCAACTCACCTTCGCTCAACGCCATCTCCTTCACCGGGCGATCTTTTCGAAGAGTGAATCGAAATGGAGAAGGGCCAAACAGGTCTCTCTCTCATATCTCCGGGGGAAGGATCTGGCCATAGATGGCCATAATGTCCTCATCACCCTCGAAGCGGGGCTCCGCGGGCGTCCCCTCGTCCTCGGCGATGATGGTTTCGTCCGGGACATCTCGGGCCTTTCCAAAAACTACAAGGCGTCAACCCAGACCGACGAGGCCCTCTCCCTGATCTTCGACCTTCTGAAAAAGGCCGAACCCGGAAACACCCTCTTCCTGTTCGATGCGCCCATCTCGAAGAGCGGCGAGCTGGCTCGGAGGATCGAAGCCCGTTTGAAACGGGAGGGAATCTCGGGTGAGGCCCACGCCGTGAAGGTTCCAGAGAACATCCTGAACGCCTTTCCGGGGGTAGTGGCCACGAGCGACACGGCCATCCTCAACCTGGCCAGTCGGGCGATCGACCTGGCCGGCCATATCCTGAAACGCCGCCTAAAACCACCCTCCCTGACCTACCGGTGGTGGAAAGTCCACTGCTCGCCAATTCAACCTTGA
- a CDS encoding FAD-binding oxidoreductase, translating to MGIAKKLLDRFGPERFICDPLRLEPYSRDFSLSPPQRPEGVVKVKTAEEVRFVLGVARDYSVPIVPSSSRVHFYGLTIPQKGGLVLDLSEMDRILEIDESNRRVRIEAGVSWGKLCPALREKGLRVMMPLFPHPLRSVITDLLEREPLVNTVYEYGEPLQGMEVVWPNGEIFRTGSASTPGYPDSIAGGVNPTGPGIDFYRLLQGAQGTLAVVTWASLKIETLPKIDKLFFVPLSNLSQGLAFLSTILRLRVGQECFLLNRRVLSLILNRGGGGADGELPTHAIFIVLSGLQRRPELKIAYEEALLREALKNWFPEERVLEEIPHGPPPGEFVKGLRSPWPDPETYWKHRWKKGCQSLFFLTKPSRVERFAEIVKDMANSFGYEGEDIGLYLQPIEHNRACHLEFHFYYDPEDGSERERIQILFREGVRRCLAEGAFFTRPYGEASTLVFERASAYARALKKVKAVFDPLQLMNPGRLCF from the coding sequence ATGGGGATCGCAAAAAAATTATTGGATCGATTCGGTCCCGAGAGGTTTATCTGCGACCCCTTGAGATTGGAGCCCTATTCGAGGGATTTTAGCCTTTCGCCTCCTCAAAGGCCGGAAGGGGTGGTCAAGGTGAAGACCGCCGAAGAGGTTCGATTTGTCCTCGGGGTTGCACGAGACTATTCGGTTCCGATCGTTCCCTCCAGCTCGAGGGTCCATTTTTATGGCCTCACGATACCACAAAAGGGGGGGCTTGTCCTCGACCTATCGGAGATGGACAGGATTCTGGAGATCGACGAGTCGAACCGAAGGGTCAGGATCGAAGCGGGTGTATCGTGGGGGAAACTCTGTCCGGCTTTGAGGGAGAAGGGATTAAGGGTGATGATGCCACTCTTCCCCCATCCCTTAAGGTCGGTGATCACCGACCTCTTGGAAAGGGAGCCGCTTGTGAACACGGTCTACGAGTACGGGGAGCCCCTTCAAGGGATGGAGGTGGTCTGGCCCAACGGCGAGATCTTCCGGACAGGTTCGGCCAGCACGCCAGGGTATCCTGATTCGATCGCAGGAGGGGTCAACCCGACCGGCCCCGGAATAGATTTCTACCGGCTTTTACAGGGCGCCCAGGGAACCCTGGCCGTGGTGACCTGGGCCAGTCTCAAGATCGAAACCCTTCCGAAGATCGATAAACTTTTCTTCGTACCCCTTTCGAACCTCTCACAAGGGTTGGCCTTTCTCTCAACAATCCTGAGGCTTCGGGTGGGGCAGGAGTGTTTTCTGCTCAACCGGAGAGTCCTCTCTTTAATCCTCAACAGGGGGGGAGGAGGGGCCGACGGGGAACTGCCGACCCATGCCATCTTCATCGTCCTCAGCGGCCTTCAACGACGTCCTGAATTGAAGATCGCCTACGAGGAGGCCCTCTTGAGAGAGGCCCTCAAAAATTGGTTTCCCGAAGAGAGGGTCCTTGAGGAGATTCCTCATGGCCCTCCACCCGGGGAGTTTGTGAAAGGCCTCCGAAGCCCTTGGCCCGATCCGGAAACGTATTGGAAGCACCGGTGGAAGAAAGGCTGTCAAAGCCTCTTCTTCCTCACCAAGCCCTCCCGGGTCGAACGGTTCGCGGAGATCGTCAAGGATATGGCGAACTCCTTTGGATACGAGGGGGAAGACATCGGCCTCTACCTTCAGCCCATCGAACACAACCGGGCCTGCCATCTGGAGTTCCATTTCTACTACGATCCTGAGGACGGATCCGAAAGGGAACGAATCCAAATACTCTTCCGGGAAGGGGTACGACGTTGTTTGGCAGAGGGGGCTTTCTTCACCCGGCCGTATGGAGAGGCCTCAACGCTCGTCTTCGAAAGGGCGTCGGCATATGCGAGGGCGCTCAAAAAGGTAAAGGCCGTCT